Genomic segment of Canis aureus isolate CA01 chromosome 16, VMU_Caureus_v.1.0, whole genome shotgun sequence:
GTTTTTTATTTACAACATCACTTGCAAAAGGCAAACAACTGGGTCCTTAAATCACTGCTCACGGCGAACCCCTTTCGCGGCGACCCCCTGTCACCTGTAAGGGAGGAAGGGTCCCAGGAGTGCCGCGACTCCGCGCGGAGGGCAGAGCTAGGCGCACGTGCGAGACGACGCGGTTCCCCGGCTGGGTCGACCGGCGCCTACCGCTCGGCGGAGGAGCGAAGAGGAGAATGGGGGCTGGCGGCAGGGGTGCATTTCTGCAAATCTCGGGGCTCGGCGCCCCGGAGGCACAGCCCTGGCACTTCTGGGCGTGTAGGCAGGGACTCCGGCGGAGCCCCGCAGCCGCTCCCGCGAGGGTGCCCCCCACGCTGCTCCCGAGGGAGGCGCTCCACATCCCCTCTCCTCCGCTCTCCCCCCCGCGCGCCTCTCCACCTGCGCGGGCGCTCCGCGAGCCTGCGGGGCAGCCTGAAGGCGTGGCCCGCAGGCCGCCCGCCCCTTTGATGTGCGCCGGCGCCGCTGTGATTGGACAGTCGCTTGTGACGTGCGGGGACTGCGGTGGGCCCGGGTGCTGCGGCAGCCGCAGCGCCAGCGgcggctcgggctccggctcccgGGCATTTAAAGGGGacgcggcggcggcccggggggatggggggcaggtggagggggcGGCCCAGACGCACATCATCCACGGGCCCTCGGGACTGGAGGGACTCGTGAGCCGGAGCCCAGAAATCCGGGGGTGGATAAGACACCGCGTCCCCTCCAATTCCCGTAAGCACCCCTTGCCCCATCCTGCGCCCAAATACCTCCGCTAGCCCCACTCCCCCACTCTTTACACTCCAAACTAAGCCGGGACAGACCTCTGCCGCCACCGCTCCCCACGTGAGTCCTGGGCTTCCCGAGGCAGGGCGGGCTGGGGTCCCCGCGAGGGGTGGGGGCTGTGTGGAGTTCGAGGGCGCTCCTTCACGTGTGTCAGTGGGGGAGTCCCCTGGAGCGAGGACCGGAGTCCTCCTTTCTCCCACCCAGGAACGCGGTGCCCAGAGAGCCCTCTATCCCCGACTCGGGCAAAGCGAAGGAATCAGTGCCCCCTTGCTCCCCGCCACCCACCGGTCCCCTGGGCTCCCCGAGCTGCGCGCCGCCCCCCCTGCCCCGCATTGGAGCGAAGCACCCGCCAGCTGGGGGTGTGCCAGAATGCCTGCTTTCCAGCCACCTCTAAAAATATCTCTCCCCCCACTCCACCGGCAGCTGCCACCTCCCTGTCCACTGAGGATCCCCTTCCAGCTCATCCACCCAGGCAGGGCGAGCCCGGAGGGGACTCCTAATCCCAGCATCTTCACGGACACCAGGTCTGCAGGTCCTCGCGGCCAGCTAGCTACTCACAGTCCAAGAGGGTCTCCAGGGCAAGAGGGGGAGCTCTGGCTACAACTTTGCCTAGAGGCACCCGGGGACTCCTGAGTTCTAATCCCGTATCTGAttttgtgcccccccccccccccccccggggatgTTAGCTTTACCTCCCTCCGCCTCTGTTTTTCCTAtttgctgctggtggtggtgagaAGGAAGAAACCATGGTGAAGTTGGGAACACCCTCCTGGGGAGGGAGAAAACTTCAGCTTAGTTGTGGGATCGGGTTCCTAGTGATTGCTACAAGAAGACCTGGTCTTGGGCAGGGGGATTATAACTGTGGTATCTGCAAGTCCTGgttctccatcccccacccctatCCTGAACATTTCCTGGGGAAAACTGCCCTAGAACTGTCCAGTGGGCTCCATTCCCCTcattaaggggggggggggacttcaAACTGTTTCCCCTCCCCAGTCCCCATTCCTACAAATGTCTTCTGAAAGCATTTTTGTAAAAGGCGGGTGGAAACAAGGAGGAATCCAGTGATCTGATGTGGAATCGGGGAGGTGGGCACCGCTTTTAGGTGGGACTAGAATATGGACTCCCTGCCACCCCAAAGAAAccccttttctcctctctctgctctagCCATCTATCTGGAAAAGCTCAGAGATCCTGTCCCCCTTTTCTCCAAGGGACTCTTTTTGGTGACCACAAAAGGATTTGGTCACTTAGGACAAAGCAGCCAGAGGTGAGTAACCTTTCTGAACATCATGAAAACCACATGCCAATGTGGCCTGGGAACTGTGGGGGTAAGGGTGGTGTGGCAGCACAGCCTTCTCTTCCTGGGGGAGGAAACTCAGGATGCCTGGCTTTCTGCTCTGGGGATTAAAAGAAACAAGGGCAATTCACTAAACGATGATTGTGGAAACGATGTCCCTAAATATTGttagatgaaaaaaatgtatgtcttCTGCTCTAATGAATGAGAATTTTTGCACATGATTAAAAATCAGTATAACATTCcactacaattttaaaaaggaaaaaaagaaacaagggcaAAACAAAGAGACCCTTTTCTGTGGGATGAAAGTTGGTCTCTGGGTGGCTGCTTGAAGAGCCTGTGTATCTACCTCCCACTCTCTTCTCCCCAAGCCCAGTTCATTGTTTGAGCCCCTGCTTGCTTTTACCACAGAAGTGGGATCCCCTGACCTTTCTCCTCAAACTTGCTGGgccccagggggtggggagggtggggatgggctgGACACATGATATCAGACAGGATCCTGGAAGTTTGGAACTCCCTCCAGATAGGGCCTGGGGACAGCCCTCCCATTCTCCAGAACATGCCATTCCAGCATACCCATGCCTTCTCTCCCATCTACTCTTTGACTCCTCCCCTGGCCCCCTCCTATTTttgcccccaccctcccccatgTGCCCCATTCAGCTCTGGCAATCTTTCCCAATTCCTAGATTAGATTAAGAGTTCTTATGGGAAAGGCTGAGACCCGCATCCATCCCTATCCAAAGGGCTTAAAGCATATCTGGttagggagtggggaggggtgaggTAGCTCCAGGTGATAGAACCTCTCCTTCTGACCTATGGCCTATTCCTGGGATGTCCCAATCTCTGTCTCAGGGCCACAGCTTCTTCCTGATGTTCTGGGATGGTCTGGGGAGAGTGTCACCTTGACAAAGTCAGGGGTTTCCAGTATCATCCGCTGTCACCACCAGAGGGCAGCAACCAGCCAGAACTTTGCTCCTTTCCCGGTCTAGTTCTGGTTCTCAATATCTTTCCAGATCTGTCCCAGAGGCTTCTATTCTCTCATTCAACCCCAAGATGAGAGGGGAGGAATGGGACATGGGGAGGCCCTGGGAGCTGTAGGAGGTATCCTTTGTAGCTGAGTTGGTGAAGTCCCCACGGAGCCAAACCctgtgcccaaagtcacacagcaaagcCACACAGAAATTTCAAACTGACTCCTGGCAGATTGCCAGCCTCTGAAAGCACCAGGGAGGCCAGTCCCAGATCATTGGTTATGCTCAGGGGTCCTGGCCCGCCGCTGTGGTACAATGAGCCTGGTCATCTGCCCCTTCCCTTTTAAGGGCAGAGAGTATACAAGGCTGTGGCCAGATGTTCTTGAATCAGACTCCCTGGGGAAACAAGCACACAGCCCCAGGCaagttaacctctctgggcccttCTCACCTGCTGAACTCATGGGACTGCACTGAGCTATGGGGAGAACATGAGTGCCGGTGACGCGTAAACCATGATGTGCCATACACAAGAAAGGTGCAAGGATCATACTGGAGAAAATTAAAGCACTGGTCTCAGACCCTAAGTTCCAGTCTTCAGACCTGTCTTTGGCACCACTCACAGTGGTGACCTTTGAGTAAGTCGgctaacctctctgggtctccagtTAATATCACTTGTAACCTCTCAAACATCACAGGGGATTGGTAGGAGGATACCAAATGAGGGCTTTGTGGTGTGTGAGCACTGTATTTGAGGGATTTTTATTGAGCCCCTGGGAGTGGGAGTGGTTGGTTCCCGGGGCTCAGCAGACGGGACACAACCAGGTGGCCATTGGTGGTGGAAACAAAGCTAGCCGCTGGCCCTCTCCAACAGACCTTGTGTGGTTGTCAGGAGCTCTGGACAACGGCTGGAGGCCAACAGAGTCCCTAAGGTGGTGCCCAGGGTGATGCACTGACAATGAGCGGGTGTTTTCCAGTTGCTGGCCTCCGATGCCTGTCTAGGGTAAGTGGGTCCCTCCAGGGGTCTCTTAGGCTGAGGCCTCAGTCCCCTTCCCATGATTAGGTGGAAGGAGCCCTATCCAGCCCCTTTTAGGTCTACCTTCATCTCTACCACTAATCCCTGGAAGCTTCCATCCCAGGCATGGGGTCCTGATGCTTTGCATCGTCAACTTAAGGGATCTTGGTCCACTGAGACTCCCAGAAAGATGTTGGTGAGACCAGAGGGTGACTCTAGGGCCGAGCTCAGGAAAACCGTTCTAGTAGTGGAGGCAGAGAGCTGGGTCCACATCCCGGCTCTGAAATTAGGAGCTTGGACTCTGTTTCACAAGATGTACCAGGCCATAAACACCACAGGACTATCAAGGGGCGAGTCAGGATGAAGCCAGGAGGAGAGTGCTTGGGTCTGGACTGATTAAGGTGGGAGGCCAGTAGGGAGAAAGGCAGTGTGGATATCCAGAAGTTGTACCTGGTTTGCTCTCTGCCCCTCGGCCATGCACAGCAGCCAGCAGGCAACAGTGGCAGAGACAGGCCACTGGGGGTTTCTGCGGTCCCCAAGTGCTTTGCCTTTGTACCTCACATTTGCACTGCTGTCCCATGTCCTCTGTAGGTGAGACTCTGGCCCCAGGGCTCCACCTCCTGGAGccacccctcccagccccactCTGTCTCAGGCTCCCCTAGCATGACCTCCTCCTCCCCgccttctccttccccaccctgtATCCActccctgctccttccccctctgccttttcAGCCACCGctgctctctttcctctcccctacCTGTCTCCCAGGTATGTCGTGGCCTGGTGCGGGAAGCTCCTACCTCCCCAAGCCCCACTGCTTCTGCTGCCCGCTTACTTCGGACTCTGGCAGAAACCCCACCCGCTGACGTGTACCTCCCAGGGAATTGGCAAGTGATTAGTGATGAGCTGTTAGGACAGGGCCCAAAAACCTCCCTGGAGAAGCAGTGTCCCATCCTTGGACCCCTGCCAGGTGGGGTCCATGGGGCTGGAAGCAGCTCCCAGAGAGCCCTACTGGGTTAACCCACCAACCTGGTTATTCCAAGAGCTTAGAATCCAGTCCTCTGGCCAATGCAGAGGCCCAGCTCTTAGCCACCAGCCAAGCCACAGGACCTAGCATTCACAGTCGCATGCCTCGGGTGATACCAGCGAGTGTTGCCTGGACCCTGGCTCCTTACTGTCCACAGTCCCATCAGCTGGGCATGGCCCAAAAAGGGAATGAGGAGGCTGCTGCAGTTGGGTGAATGCCTGGTTTCCGTGGTCTACGTTTCTTAGGGAAGAAGGGGGTGGAGAGGACGCCACACCGACAACGGGGGTCACTGGAAGTCTCCAGAACGGCCTCATCCATAAACGTCCCCCAAAGGGGTGCTCTCCCCCTCCTCTAAGCTGACCCCGTTAGGCCCCAATGGCCCAGACAAGAGTAGCAGAGACAGGTGCCAAGGAAGCCCTTCTGGGTTAAACCCCAGCTCAGTTCACCGAGAGGGGCGAGCGGGGAGGGCGGGGaaggctggggcgggggctggggctggggcgggggcgggggctgcggcggcggcgggtcCTCCGCCCACCTTAACCTGCCTCGGGTCCTCCTCAGGTCTTGGACGTGCCAGCGCCTCTGGCCGTGGCCCGCTAACCAGCCTCTCCCCGGCCGGCTCGCGCCGCGCCCCCTCTCgcttgctccctcctcctcctcctcctcctgctcctcttcccccCGCTCCCAGGACGGCGGGATGGCCGCGCAGGGCGCGCCGCGCTTCCTCCTGACCTTCGACTTTGACGAGACCATCGTGGACGAGAACAGCGACGACTCGATCGTGCGCGCCGCGCCGGGCCAGCGGCTGCCCGAGAGCCTGCGGGCCACCTACCGCGAGGGCTTCTACAACGAGTACATGCAGCGCGTCTTCCAGTACCTGGGCGAGCAGGGCGTGCGGCCGCGGGACCTGCGCGCCATCTACGAGGCCATCCCCCTGTCGCCCGGCATGAGCGACCTGCTGCAGTTCGTGGCCAAGCAGGGCTCCTGCTTCGAGGTCATCCTCATCTCGGATGCCAACACCTTCGGCGTGGAGAGCGCGCTGCGCGCCGCCGGCCACCACGGCCTGTTCCGCCGCATCCTCAGCAACCCGTCGGGGCCCGACGCGCGGGGGCTGCTGGCGCTGCGGCCCTTCCACACGCACAGCTGCGCACGCTGCCCCGCCAACATGTGCAAGCACAAGGTGCTCAGCGACTACCTGCGCGAGCGGGCTCACGACGGCGTGCACTTCGAGCGCCTTTTCTACGTGGGCGACGGCGCCAACGACTTCTGCCCCATGGGGCTGCTGGCGGGCGGCGACGTGGCCTTCCCGCGCCGGGGCTACCCCATGCACCGCCTTATCCAGGAGGCGCAGAAGGCCGAGCCCAGCTCCTTCCGCGCCAGCGTGGTGCCCTGGGAAACCGCCACCGACGTGCGCCTCCATCTGCAACAGGTGCTGAAGACGTGCTGAGGATGGTGGCCTGCAGGGGGCGCCCGGGCGGAGGAGGGGGACgcgtggggtgggtgggggcgaaCGGGAAAGACAAACCTAGTTTTACGACTCCCTTTTTCCCTTTCGCTTCGGTATGTCCCTCTGGGAGTTTCGGGAATTTTTCCGGGATctgccatgggggggggggggtggctgggggaggggagttcGGAGCCGTCCCTATCTATGCAGTTAACCCACCTCGGCTGCCTCCCCCCGTTCCACGGCAACGTTAAAATCTGGAGCCTGGCTCCCCCGAGGTGGTGCGCATACCTGGGAAGGCAGCGGTGTTTCCAAAATCCGTGTCCTCCCAAGTGGGAGGAAGGGGTTCCCTGGCAGGGGAGATTAGAACATCTCCCGCGGCTTTAACTGCTGCCTTGAGCCGCGGGACCTTCCCTCCCCCAGTCTTCCGTTAAGGGGACTCCCGTCCCGAAAGCCTCCTGGCTGCCCCGGAGCCCCAGCCGAGAGAGGTGAAGCTCTCCACCGACTGCCTCAGGCCTAGATCTTGCTTCATCTACCgtgcccttcccccccacccagcCACTACACCCTTTTTCCTCCAGCCTCCCTTCccgcgccccacccccacccctacccccgccagcattccccaaaggaaaaaaagccagAGGGTACAGTCGCCTCCTGGTGGTGGAACGAGGTAGCACTGTTCGGCTCGGGTCCGTCCAGCCTGGGACCTCGCAGCGCGCGACCGTGGCTCCTCTCACCCCAGCCTCGTCTATGCAGCAAGAGACCAGGGACTTTACCAAAGTCGCCCCGCGGGCTGGGCCCTCTGCGCCCCCCCTCCTCCCGTATGGAACAGAAAGCCATGATGTTTTAAAGCAGAGCCAGCGAAAGCCAAGCCCCCCCTCCCTCTTTGGTGTTTTAGAGCTATAAAGGAGGTGAAGGGGGAAGAGCTGACTTGAGATCTCTCGCGCCGATGTCTGAAGGGTGAGGGTGAGGCGATGTCGGCTCTCGGGGAGACCCATCTAAGGGTGGCGGGAGTTGGTCCCACTCTGGGAAGAGTGCCCAGCTGGAGGCACCCAAGCCGAACTTCACACAGCAAACAACGGGAACAAGTCGTTGCAGAGGCGTCAGGGGTCTAGTGTCCAGGGCACACAGGACCGAAGGGACGGCAAGGGACTGCtgcgggggtgtgggggggaggcgGCGCAGGCAGAGGGGGCTCAATAATTAGCAGGAGCCTTgcactccctcctctctctctggcccccTAGCCTTGCAGGGCAATCACCAGGAGGTCATCAGAGTTTTATTCAAAGTTGGTACTTGCAGCTGGAGACCCCATCCTGCGTGGAGTAGGGTGTCCTCTGTGGACAAGATCATCAAACTCTGGCTTCCAGTTCTTTCCTGTCTGCAGCGGGCCTTTGGGTCCATTCTGTCTCTCCCCGGGACCCCTTCCCACCAAAAGGAGGGGAAGGGTAGGCACAGCTCGCAGACCAAGAAGTGGGCAGCCCTAGTCTAGCCTTGACTGTGGGGCTGGCTTTGTACTGGAGCTCAAGGGGTGCCGGATCGGGAGCCCAGAGAGCCCTCAGCTGTCAGCAGCTGGGCTCCACATAGTTCCCTGGGAAGAATCCAGTCCCGTCTGAGCTGACGCCCTCACACCAGCCATCTGAGTAGCGGCGTGTGATGCAGATGACGGTGCCCTTGGAGAAGGAGAGCTCGTTGTCTTTCTGGCGGGTGTATGGGTACAATGTCACCACTGCAGGATGGGAGGAGAGGTTGCCATGAGATGTGTCTCCTGCCCTAGCATGGGGATGCCAGGGAACATCTAGGGGGATGGCTACAGGGAGTAGGGCAGGAGGTGCCTTCCCCAAAGCTCTTGGGACCACCCCTGCTTCCCCACCTGGGTTAATAGCATTCAGTGCCAGGCCAGCTGCCTGTCTTTCCATCTTGGTTCACCACTCCTGGATGAACGTTTGGTCAGTTCATCAGGAAatagggaggggtgtgtgtgtgtataacggGCTCATATTCACACCGTTGCAGATTCTAGTGTagaagaggagaggggaaaaaaaaaaaaaaagaagaggagaggggatCCCTAGTCCCAGGAATCAGGTACCTTTCTCCAAGTATGCAGCAGGGACCCAGCTAGGCTCTTCAGGCCCAAAGTCTGGTGGGGGCAGTGGTGGCAGCCCCAATTCATCAACATCCAGGGGTAGAGGAGGGGGCAGATCCAAGGGCGGGGGCAGCTCTGGTGCTGGGAGGGAAAGTAGAAAGACTGCAGGTGTGGCACAGGAAACCCCCCTCCAACTGCCCCCAGGAAACTCCACTGTTCAAAATCCGGGCTCCAGCATCCACCCATTTATGTAATCTTTCTCCAGCCTGGGCCCATCAGGGTTCCCACCACAAGGCCTCTAGTAGGTTCTCAGTAAACACACAAATGTTGAGCGGTGTAAGGTAGTCAGGCTCTGCCACTCAGCTGGGTAACCACAGGCAAGTCACTGAATTTAACCTGTCGGCCTCAACTTGCATCTGTGCAATCAGAGTGTGAAGATCCTCTTAGGGTTTTtaagttaagtgaaaaaagagacGAGGAGCTTGAACACAGAGCCTGGTGTAAAGCAGGCGCTAAATTAGCGCACTTCCTCTCCTGTTACCCCCTACCTAGGACGTCCACTGAGCTGGCGGATCGGATGGGCGGGGAGACCTGGGGGACGTGAGGCAGAGACCCCACAGGGGAGCCAGGAGGGGGCGGAGCTCCTTACCCGGCGGGGGCAGGGATACTTCCTCCAGCggagggggaggcaggaagaCCTCGGGGGCcggtggcgggggtggggccaTGCCggggagaggtgggggtgggggtgctgcctGCCCCTTGGTCGTGGAGCCCCCACCGACACCTTCGGCGCTGCTGAGGACCAGAGAAAGAGGGCTCGGCTAAGTTGGGGGACCCCTTCCCTAACTCGGCATTACCCCCCCACCGGCCCCGCCCCTTCAGTCATCAGCCCAGGCCTGTGCTGCGAGTCGTCTCCACCCTAGTAGTCACCGTGACACCCCCACTTGGACTTGTGGGGCTCACCCTGCCGAGGCCAGGGAAGAGGCAGATGAGGCGGCGGAGAGTTTGCCCTCGGGCACCACTGGGAGCTGCACGGGCTCGGGGATCCGCGGCGgcctcctggggtgggggaggggtggattAGGGTGGGGAAGGAAGGCTTCCGGCCAGCGGGGTCAGGTGCGGGGAGGAGGAAGTTTGGCTCCTCTGCactgagggtgggggaggagggtttCGGGATCTCGAGGCCTCACCCCAGGGTGGCGGAGGCGGGTGTCGCAGGCGCCTTGATGCTCTTTCGCGAAAGAGTCCCGGTCCGCGACAACTGCGTTGTCAGATCCTGcgggggagcagggggcggggttgaCGTCTATGGGGCTCCCCCTCCCCAGTAGCCCCCTGGTCCCAGAAGGGAAATGAGGGAGAGGCGGCCGCGAACTGGGAGGGAGCGCGCGGCTACAGCCAAGTTCCCACTTCTACTTCCCAGCCCCCCACATCGCACCCCACCCCACAGCTACCCCCTCTTGCTgctgcctgggccctgggcctctgGTCGACCGCGGGCCCGACGGAAACCTGGAGCAGACGCGGTCTGAAGGCCACTTCCTCTGCACAGCCTAGCATCCGCACCTCGCACGCGCGCAGAGCATCTCAGTGGCCAGCTTGGTGGGCTCTAAGCCTCATAGACCCCAGGCAACCCCAGGCGGGGCTGAGGAGTTGGCgggaagggggggggaggggaccaTCACACCTAGAGGTATACccctgccatttttaaaaaatgattttattcatctatttggcagagagagagcacaagtaggggaagaagcaggcagagggagagggagaagcaggctccccgctgagcagggagctggatgccaggctggatcccaggaccttgggatcgtgaccccaggggaaggcagccgcttaacccactgagccacccaggtgccccccacctgTCATTTTGACTGGCCTGCAGAACCCGGCTTTGGGAAGCtcaggacagagggacagagcatTTAAAATGCACAAGTGGCAAGGGCCAGCCCACATGTGAGAGAGCGCTTCTGTCCCTGGCGGGGTGTCCCTGAGTGTGGGCACATGAGGGATGCTGTCCTCTGCTATACTCCGCTAGGCACAAGACAAGGGGGACTGAGCTGAGTCCAAAAGAATGGAAGCTGGGCAATGGGAACTCACTGGTGGGGAAGCCTGGTGACTGAGGGAGGGGAGGATAGTCTGTATGCTATGGTATGTTGAGGGTTTCAAGGGGTCGCTGAGATCCAGGGGAGCTTTAATCTCCCCTGGGATGTTGGCATGTGGGAACTGACTACATGGGGTTAGGGATGTGTGCTCTCCGACCTCTCAGGAGATGAGCGGAGAAGGAAATGCTAGTGGCATGCTCCCCATCTTCACCAGGCCCCTCCCTTTTGAGTGGCTGcatccccaccccttcccacccAACAGCAAGCAGCTCTGGGGGGAGTGCTCAGTGCCTTGACCTCAAACCTCCAGACAGAGGAAGTTACTGTTCTCATGTGGCTGGGGAGCAATTCTCATGTACACCCTGAcgccttcccttcctctcttccccttcacacacacacccagcccCTGTGGAAGGGGGTGCTCAGATGCACCCTCAGCTAACCATCTGAGGACAGAGTAAAGGCCAGTTATGGAGGGAGGGGTCAGGAAAGACTTTTAAGGAGGGAGGCTTGGAGAGGAGGGGTCCCCTAAGGGTGATGGCTTCAGGCAGTGAGGAAAGATCAGGGAATAAGACTGGATGGAACAAGAATGTGGATGTGGAAGAGAatgaggaggaagctgaggagaaGGGAACCCACTAAACTGAGGGAGTGGTTTGTGGAAAAGAGGAGGGGCCCTCTCTCTACCTTAATCCCATGGCCAATGTCATCCAGGCAGCCAAAGTTGAGGGGTCTCCTGTAGTAAGGCGTGAGGGGAGGGAGGCTGTCGGGGGCGATGACTTTCTGGCCAGGGGGCAGCCGCTGGACGGTTGCTAAGGTGCCAATCTCCCTTCGGGCCACCTTCTCCATATGCATATTCACCATCTGCCATGACAGGGTTTGAGGTGACAGGAGGAGTCTCCATACAGTGCCCCAcctcttattttgttttggcttgggtttttttagattttatttattcatgagagactcagagaaaggcagagacacaggcagagggagaagcaggctccctgcagggagccagatgcgggactccatcccaggaccctgggatcacaaccaacGGACCtgccagagccaaaggcaggcactcaaccagtgagccatccaggcacccccaatacTCCCACTCCAAAGAAGATAGAGGCTTTGGAGTGGGAGTCAGGACCATGGGAAGCAGTGAGGTCcagagagagaataaatgtccccagggtcacacagcattTGGGAAAAGAGTTGCCAGGGGAGGATGGGGCCACTTTGGAGCAGCTTCCTGGTGGAAGAGAATGAGGGTTATTATTAGCTGATCAGGCgccagaggaaaggaggaaacacGGCACCCTTGGGGCGGCTGGGAAGAGACCAGTGCACTCGGTTGGCTCAGAAGCAGAGGTGGACAATGCCTAGATGGTAGAGAACCGTGACTGGATCAACTTGTCTCTTTTGGGGGACAAAGCAGTGAATTAAGTTCCTCTTAGAATGTTCTGTGGGGAAattcaagacacagagagggtgggGACTCCGGTCTGCTGGGGTGAGAGTCACACCCTGCAGGGAACATGTGGGTGATGCACGGGCCAGGCTGCTGTGTGAGTGGATCTGTGCATGTGGTTGATGGGGCAGTTCCTCAGCCAAGGatccaggaaggaaggagggtgtgTATGCTAGAGGGGCGGGAGGCACCATAGGGTGGTGGCAGTGCTCTCAGGGCTGAAGATGACCTTGCCAAGCAAACACTCTGGGAGGAGGACACTTATTAAGTCATTGCCTGTGTTTAGATGGAAACAAGTCCTCTTGCCTCTTTACCGTATGAGGCAGCCACCGTGATTGGTAAGCAAGTCCTGCTTGCTACCTGTGGGATAGAATTCAGAtagaattcagaaagaaaaaggactgCCTTCAAGGAGTTCCTAGTCTGGTAGGGCAGCAAGCCCAGCCCTGAGACATACCCACAGAGATAGGGAGGTTTGAAACTCTTGGGAAGTGCCAAGCTTCCATGGCCAAGTGAGGCACTTGGAGGAAGGCGGGAAGAGAGCTTTTGCTGGAGAAAATGTCTGAGTGGGGCCAAAGAATTGGAAGCTCACACAAGAAGCCCTCCCATACCCCTTACCTGGCCCAGTGTGTTCACACGCGCTTCCACCTGCCGCAGCGAGGCCGCCTGCAGGTCCAGCATACGCAGAGTATGTCCAGCCAGGTTGCCTACTTGGTAGGCCACGCTGGCCAGTGCCTGGGTGGTAAAGGCCATGGTCTCTTCCAGTGCCTTCCTCTTGTCTGTGGCCTGTAATACACATAGCTCTGGTCTGAGGACGGCCCCTTCCACGGGATCCGTGGGTAGGATAGGAGAGGGCATAGGGATCACGGGAGAAAGCAGTAACTCAAGATGTTTGACGTGGTTTCCATGAGAAAGACACTGTAGTAAGAGGGACTCGGGGATATTAGGAAAGCAAATCTGTGGCCCCAAGGAATGGGTGCAAACGGAGGAGGAGATCTCCGTCCTCGAAGAGTCCAGCTGAAGATTGACCCCACCACCTTTGGAGGACCTTTAGAAATCAAGGGTGAAgagtagaaaggaaagaggaaggcagtaatttcaaacttaaaaaccAACCCAATCGACATCAGGCCCCCCCTGTCCTAGACCTTCTTACTGGAATCTGGGAGTAAGGGAGAGTGAGGGTGATGAATCTGTGCCTTTAAGAGCTCCCCAGGTGACCCCTGTGCTCCTTTCTCCAGTCTGCAGAATAGTGTTTGGGTACCAATGATCtagtccattttatagataaggaaattgcaGCCCAGG
This window contains:
- the PHOSPHO1 gene encoding phosphoethanolamine/phosphocholine phosphatase isoform X5; amino-acid sequence: MSGCFPVAGLRCLSRVCRGLVREAPTSPSPTASAARLLRTLAETPPADVYLPGNWSWTCQRLWPWPANQPLPGRLAPRPLSLAPSSSSSSCSSSPRSQDGGMAAQGAPRFLLTFDFDETIVDENSDDSIVRAAPGQRLPESLRATYREGFYNEYMQRVFQYLGEQGVRPRDLRAIYEAIPLSPGMSDLLQFVAKQGSCFEVILISDANTFGVESALRAAGHHGLFRRILSNPSGPDARGLLALRPFHTHSCARCPANMCKHKVLSDYLRERAHDGVHFERLFYVGDGANDFCPMGLLAGGDVAFPRRGYPMHRLIQEAQKAEPSSFRASVVPWETATDVRLHLQQVLKTC
- the PHOSPHO1 gene encoding phosphoethanolamine/phosphocholine phosphatase isoform X1; translated protein: MSGCFPVAGLRCLSRVCRGLVREAPTSPSPTASAARLLRTLAETPPADVYLPGNWSWTCQRLWPWPANQPLPGRLAPRPLSLAPSSSSSSCSSSPRSQDGGMAAQGAPRFLLTFDFDETIVDENSDDSIVRAAPGQRLPESLRATYREGFYNEYMQRVFQYLGEQGVRPRDLRAIYEAIPLSPGMSDLLQFVAKQGSCFEVILISDANTFGVESALRAAGHHGLFRRILSNPSGPDARGLLALRPFHTHSCARCPANMCKHKVLSDYLRERAHDGVHFERLFYVGDGANDFCPMGLLAGGDVAFPRRGYPMHRLIQEAQKAEPSSFRASVVPWETATDVRLHLQQPLHPFSSSLPSRAPPPPLPPPAFPKGKKARGYSRLLVVERGSTVRLGSVQPGTSQRATVAPLTPASSMQQETRDFTKVAPRAGPSAPPLLPYGTESHDVLKQSQRKPSPPSLFGVLEL
- the PHOSPHO1 gene encoding phosphoethanolamine/phosphocholine phosphatase isoform X3, producing MSGCFPVAGLRCLSRVCRGLVREAPTSPSPTASAARLLRTLAETPPADVYLPGNWSWTCQRLWPWPANQPLPGRLAPRPLSLAPSSSSSSCSSSPRSQDGGMAAQGAPRFLLTFDFDETIVDENSDDSIVRAAPGQRLPESLRATYREGFYNEYMQRVFQYLGEQGVRPRDLRAIYEAIPLSPGMSDLLQFVAKQGSCFEVILISDANTFGVESALRAAGHHGLFRRILSNPSGPDARGLLALRPFHTHSCARCPANMCKHKVLSDYLRERAHDGVHFERLFYVGDGANDFCPMGLLAGGDVAFPRRGYPMHRLIQEAQKAEPSSFRASVVPWETATDVRLHLQQPPFPRPTPTPTPASIPQRKKSQRVQSPPGGGTR
- the PHOSPHO1 gene encoding phosphoethanolamine/phosphocholine phosphatase isoform X2 is translated as MSGCFPVAGLRCLSRDGGMAAQGAPRFLLTFDFDETIVDENSDDSIVRAAPGQRLPESLRATYREGFYNEYMQRVFQYLGEQGVRPRDLRAIYEAIPLSPGMSDLLQFVAKQGSCFEVILISDANTFGVESALRAAGHHGLFRRILSNPSGPDARGLLALRPFHTHSCARCPANMCKHKVLSDYLRERAHDGVHFERLFYVGDGANDFCPMGLLAGGDVAFPRRGYPMHRLIQEAQKAEPSSFRASVVPWETATDVRLHLQQPLHPFSSSLPSRAPPPPLPPPAFPKGKKARGYSRLLVVERGSTVRLGSVQPGTSQRATVAPLTPASSMQQETRDFTKVAPRAGPSAPPLLPYGTESHDVLKQSQRKPSPPSLFGVLEL
- the PHOSPHO1 gene encoding phosphoethanolamine/phosphocholine phosphatase isoform X6: MSGCFPVAGLRCLSRDGGMAAQGAPRFLLTFDFDETIVDENSDDSIVRAAPGQRLPESLRATYREGFYNEYMQRVFQYLGEQGVRPRDLRAIYEAIPLSPGMSDLLQFVAKQGSCFEVILISDANTFGVESALRAAGHHGLFRRILSNPSGPDARGLLALRPFHTHSCARCPANMCKHKVLSDYLRERAHDGVHFERLFYVGDGANDFCPMGLLAGGDVAFPRRGYPMHRLIQEAQKAEPSSFRASVVPWETATDVRLHLQQVLKTC